In Toxotes jaculatrix isolate fToxJac2 chromosome 11, fToxJac2.pri, whole genome shotgun sequence, a single genomic region encodes these proteins:
- the rgra gene encoding retinal G protein coupled receptor a, which produces MVSSYPLPEGFSEFDVFSLGSCLLVEGLLGFFLNAVTVIAFLKVRELRTPSNFLVFSLALADMGISMNATVAAFSSFLRYWPYGSDGCQTHGFQGFMTALASIHFIAAIAWDRYHQYCTRTKLQWSSAITLAIFIWLFTAFWSAMPLIGWGEYDYEPLRTCCTLDYSKGDRNYVSYLIPMSIFNMAIQVFVVMSSYQSIAQKFKKTGNPRFNPNTPLKTMLFCWGPYGILAFYAAVENANLVSPKLRMMAPILAKTSPTFNVFLYALGNENYRGGIWQFLTGEKIDVPQIENKSK; this is translated from the exons ATGGTCTCGTCTTACCCTTTACCGGAGGGCTTCTCCGAGTTTGATGTGTTCTCCCTGGGATCTTGTCTGCTGGTGGAGG GTCTGCTGGGCTTCTTTCTAAATGCAGTGACAGTCATTGCTTTCCTCAAAGTGAGGGAGCTGAGGACCCCCAGCAATTTCCTAGTGTTCAGCTTAGCTCTGGCTGACATGGGCATCTCCATGAACGCCACCGTCGCCGCTTTCTCCAGCTTTCTGAG gtaCTGGCCTTACGGTTCTGACGGATGCCAGACTCACGGTTTCCAGGGATTCATGACAGCTCTCGCCAGCATCCACTTCATCGCTGCCATCGCCTGGGACAGATACCACCAGTACTGCACCA GGACAAAGCTGCAGTGGAGCAGCGCCATCACCCTGGCTATATTTATCTGGCTCTTCACTGCCTTCTGGTCTGCCATGCCCCTCATTGGCTGGGGAGAGTACGACTATGAGCCCCTCAGGACCTGCTGCACTCTGGACTACAGCAAGGGAGACAG AAACTACGTGTCCTACTTGATCCCCATGAGCATCTTCAACATGGCCATCCAGGTGTTCGTTGTCATGTCCTCTTACCAGTCCATTGCACAGAAATTCAAGAAGACTGGAAACCCCAGG TTCAACCCCAACACTCCTCTTAAGACTATGCTGTTCTGCTGGGGCCCCTATGGTATCCTGGCTTTCTATGCCGCGGTGGAGAATGCCAACCTGGTTTCCCCTAAGCTCAGGATG ATGGCTCCTATCCTGGCAAAGACCTCCCCAACCTTTAATGTCTTCCTGTACGCTTTGGGAAATGAGAACTACAGAGGAGGCATCTGGCAGTTCCTCACCGGGGAAAAGATTGATGTGCCTCAAATTGAGAACAAGTCCAAATAA
- the slc18a3a gene encoding probable vesicular acetylcholine transporter-A, which produces MTDGAGDREEVNQRGEKGEIMEPGETTEGQGTNLAQSAASKLSQVGERTKQLGNVIQDPERQKRIILVIVCTALLLDNMLYMVIVPIIPDYLEGLQNAADQTQDVALHTNSTNSTIHKVTKGNFDLQIGVLFASKAILQLLVNPLSGTFIDRVGYDIPLFIGLNVMFLSTLIFAFAENYATLFLARSMQGLGSAFADTSGIALIADKYTEEAERSKALGIALAFISFGSLVAPPFGGVLYEFAGKRMPFLILACICLIDGVLCLTVLKPFSNRERENMPVGTPIYKLMIDPYIAVVAGALTICNIPLAFLEPTIANWMEETMHSSQWEIGMTWFPAFFPHVLGVYLTVKLAAKYPHLQWFYGAIGMVFIGASSCTVPACKNFGQLMIPLCGICFGIAFVDTALLPTLGFLVDVRHVSVYGSVYAIADISYCVAYALGPVVAGQIVHDLGFVQLNLGMGLANVLYAPALLLLKNVTQMKPSFSERNMLLEDGPTGLYDTIKMEQREKKKKGLCTTIDENGIETFAQRSYSEEESSGGEYA; this is translated from the exons ATGACGGACGGAGCAGGGGACAGAGAAGAGGTAAA ccagagaggggagaagggggAAATCATGGAGCCGGGGGAGACCACAGAGGGACAAGGCACTAATTTGGCACAATCTGCCGCCTCCAAACTGTCCCAGGTGGGTGAAAGAACTAAACAACTGGGCAATGTAATCCAAGACCCAGAGCGGCAGAAACGGATTATTCTAGTAATAGTCTGTACAGCACTTTTGTTAGACAACATGCTTTACATGGTAATTGTGCCAATTATACCCGATTACCTCGAAGGGCTACAGAACGCAGCGGATCAAACCCAAGATGTTGCACTGCACACCAACTCCACTAACAGCACCATCCACAAAGTCACCAAAGGGAACTTCGACCTACAAATAGGCGTTCTTTTTGCCTCCAAGGCCATCCTGCAGCTCCTGGTGAACCCGCTAAGTGGCACGTTTATAGACAGGGTCGGGTATGATATCCCGCTCTTCATCGGGCTCAATGTCATGTTTCTCTCCACTCTTATATTTGCCTTCGCCGAGAACTACGCGACTCTGTTCCTGGCGCGCAGCATGCAGGGCCTCGGCTCGGCTTTCGCGGACACTTCAGGGATCGCTCTGATCGCCGACAAGTACacggaggaggcagagaggagcaaAGCGCTGGGTATTGCCTTGGCTTTCATCTCTTTTGGAAGCCTTGTGGCGCCCCCCTTTGGAGGGGTCCTCTATGAGTTCGCAGGGAAGCGGATGCCCTTCCTGATTCTGGCCTGTATCTGTCTCATTGATGGTGTATTGTGTTTGACTGTGCTGAAACCCTTCTCAAACcgagaaagagaaaacatgcCAGTGGGCACCCCCATATATAAACTGATGATTGATCCTTATATAGCTGTAGTGGCTGGTGCTCTGACTATCTGTAACATCCCTCTTGCCTTCCTTGAGCCCACTATCGCCAACTGGATGGAGGAAACCATGCATTCCAGCCAGTGGGAGATCGGTATGACATGGTTCCCTGCCTTCTTCCCTCATGTTTTAGGTGTATACCTCACTGTCAAATTAGCAGCCAAGTACCCTCACCTCCAGTGGTTTTATGGGGCTATAGGCATGGTGTTCATAGGCGCGAGCTCCTGCACAGTACCAGCCTGTAAAAACTTTGGGCAGCTCATGATCCCGCTGTGCGGAATCTGCTTTGGCATCGCCTTCGTGGACACGGCGCTCCTGCCAACACTGGGCTTCCTGGTGGATGTGAGACATGTGTCAGTGTATGGCAGCGTGTACGCCATCGCAGACATCTCTTACTGCGTGGCCTACGCCCTGGGGCCCGTGGTGGCTGGACAGATAGTGCACGACCTGGGCTTTGTTCAGCTCAACTTGGGCATGGGCCTCGCCAATGTACTTTACGCACCGGCGCTCCTTCTGCTGAAGAACGTGACACAGATGAAGCCTTCTTTCTCCGAACGAAACATGCTCCTGGAAGATGGCCCAACGGGACTGTATGATACTATTAAGATGGAGCAacgagagaagaagaaaaagggttTGTGTACAACGATCGACGAGAATGGCATTGAGACCTTTGCGCAACGGTCCTATTCAGAGGAGGAATCCTCAGGAGGAGAGTACGCGTAA
- the lrit1a gene encoding leucine-rich repeat, immunoglobulin-like domain and transmembrane domain-containing protein 1a translates to MFLVLLLGLYVATGDLASPVSSCPSQCSCFYHNLSDGSKARSVICNDPEISLVPVGFPVDTSKLRIEKTAIQRIPSEAFNYLSSLEFLWMSFNTLSALNPDSFRGLFNLEELRLDGNALTAFPWESLMDMPSLRLLDLHNNQLTSLPAEATTYIKNLTYLDLSSNNLLTLPAEVLATWLAVKPAQGPESSKMILGLHDNPWVCDCRLYDLVQFQKSPTLSVAFIDTRLRCSAPESVSGVLFSDAELRRCQLPRIHTAVARVRSAVGNNVLLRCGTIGVPIPDLTWRRADGRVLNGTVQQETSKEGITWSILSVPAVSYRDSGKYICKATNYAGNAEAVISLIVSNSPKPEGNQTSNDKKTKAKKPNQMGKAAYQEKLVARYVVPTSSPSSLDPGLPPGVGPDPGLASYSLADRATPGPATSSNPDVLLDLEKTNLSNLAANTSSLQQDPDRVVRSVKVVGDTDNTISLNWRAPKAKNTTAFSVLYAVFGERDMRKINVGAGQNRVTIDGLVPRTKYIACVCVRGLIPKKEQCVIFSTDEAASATGTQKLINVIVITVACIIAVPLTVIVCCGALKRRIQKYWGKKSKDIQDSYVTFETLSPGTKAKGLEGEYLNRLNPEESNRLLSARSSLDSEATAKIEGQPNEYFC, encoded by the exons ATGTTCCTCGTTCTGCTCCTGGGGCTCTACGTGGCCACAGGTGATCTTGCCTCCCCAGTGAGCTCCTGCCCGTCGCAGTGCAGCTGTTTTTACCACAACCTGAGTGATGGATCAAAGGCCAG GAGCGTGATTTGCAATGATCCCGAGATATCTCTTGTGCCTGTCGGGTTTCCTGTTGACACGTCCAAGCTGCGGATTGAGAAGACGGCCATCCAGCGGATACCAAGCGAAGCCTTCAACTACCTCTCCAGTCTGGAATTCCTGTGGATGTCTTTCAACACCCTGTCCGCCTTGAACCCGGACAGTTTCCGGGGATTGTTCAACCTGGAAGAGCTTCGTCTGGACGGGAATGCCCTCACCGCCTTTCCCTGGGAATCTCTCATGGATATGCCCAGCCTCAGACTTCTCGATTTGCACAACAACCAGCTCACCTCGCTGCCCGCGGAGGCCACCACTTATATCAAGAACCTCACCTACCTGGATCTGTCCAGCAACAACCTGCTGACCCTGCCGGCAGAGGTGCTGGCCACTTGGCTGGCGGTAAAACCAGCGCAAGGGCCAGAGAGCTCCAAAATGATACTTG GTCTCCATGACAACCCCTGGGTGTGTGACTGTCGGCTCTACGACCTGGTTCAGTTCCAGAAATCTCCAACTCTGTCAGTAGCGTTCATTGACACAAGGCTCCGGTGTTCGGCTCCGGAGAGTGTATCAGGGGTTTTGTTCAGCGACGCAGAGTTGCGGCGCTGTCAGCTCCCACGTATCCACACCGCTGTGGCAAGAGTCCGGAGCGCTGTTGGAAACAATGTGCTGCTCCGTTGTGGGACCATTGGAGTCCCCATTCCAGACCTGACATGGCGCAGGGCAGATGGACGAGTCCTCAATGGAACAG TCCAGCAGGAAACCTCAAAGGAGGGAATCACCTGGTCCATCCTCAGTGTACCAGCTGTGTCCTATCGTGATTCAGGGAAATACATCTGCAAGGCCACCAACTACGCAGGGAATGCTGAGGCTGTCATTTCTCTCATTGTCTCTAACTCACCAAAACCAGAGGGGAACCAAACCAGCAATGACAAGAAAACCAAAGCCAAGAAACCCAACCAGATGGGCAAAGCTGCCTACCAGGAGAAACTGGTGGCCAGATATGTGGTTCCAACCTCCTCCCCTTCATCCCTGGATCCTGGCCTTCCCCCTGGGGTTGGTCCTGATCCTGGACTAGCCAGTTACAGCCTTGCTGACAGAGCGACACCGGGGCCTGCCACCTCCTCCAACCCAGATGTGCTACTGGATCTGGAGAAGACAAATCTAAGCAACTTGGCGGCCAACACCTCGTCACTGCAGCAGGACCCGGACAGGGTGGTCCGCTCAGTAAAGGTAGTGGGGGACACAGACAATACAATTTCTCTGAACTGGAGAGCCCCTAAAGCCAAGAACACAACAGCATTTAGTGTGCTGTACGCTGTGTTCGGAGAGAGGGACATGAGGAAGATCAACGTTGGGGCGGGACAGAACCGTGTAACCATCGATGGGCTGGTGCCCAGGACCAAGTAcattgcctgtgtgtgtgtgagggggctGATCCCCAAGAAGGAGCAGTGTGTCATATTTTCCACAGATGAAGCAGCCAGTGCCACTGGCACCCAGAAGCTGATCAATGTAATTGTGATCACAGTGGCTTGTATCATTGCGGTCCCGCTCACCGTCATTGTGTGCTGTGGAGCGCTGAAGAGACGCATTCAGAAGTACTGGGGAAAGAAATCCAAGGACATCCAAGATTCATATGTGACCTTTGAAACACTGTCGCCTGGCACGAAGGCCAAAGGGCTCGAGGGCGAGTATTTGAACAGACTGAACCCGGAGGAGTCCAACAGGCTGCTGTCAGCCCGCTCCAGCCTGGACTCTGAGGCCACAGCTAAAATAGAGGGGCAACCTAACGAGTACTTCTGCTGA